The Acidimicrobiales bacterium genome has a segment encoding these proteins:
- a CDS encoding haloalkane dehalogenase has translation MHSLRTPDEAFEGLPDFPFAPHYVEVDDGDGGTLRVHHLDEGPADAAPVLLMHGEPSWCFLYRHMIPTLVEAGHRVVVPDLVGFGRSDKPTEQSDHSYARHVEWMRQALFDRLDLRDISFFGQDWGGLIGLRLVAADPDRFARVAIGNTGLPTGHGPASEAFLAWQRFSQETEHFPVGGIVNGGCTTDLSAEVIAAYDAPFPDDTYKAGARIMPALVPSSPDDPATPDQEEAWRVLERFEKPFLCCFSDSDPITKGGDAPFRAKVPGAEGQPHTTIEGAGHFLQEDSGQQLAQVLVDYIASTS, from the coding sequence ATGCACTCCCTTCGCACCCCCGACGAGGCCTTCGAGGGCCTCCCCGACTTTCCCTTCGCCCCGCACTACGTCGAGGTGGACGACGGCGACGGTGGCACGCTTCGGGTCCATCACCTCGACGAGGGCCCAGCCGACGCCGCCCCGGTGCTGCTCATGCACGGCGAGCCATCGTGGTGCTTCCTCTATCGCCACATGATCCCCACCCTGGTCGAGGCCGGCCACCGGGTGGTCGTCCCCGACCTCGTGGGCTTCGGCCGCAGCGACAAGCCCACCGAGCAGTCCGACCACTCCTATGCCCGCCACGTCGAGTGGATGCGCCAGGCCCTGTTCGACCGGCTCGACCTGCGCGATATCAGCTTCTTCGGACAGGACTGGGGTGGTCTGATCGGCCTCCGGCTCGTGGCCGCCGACCCGGACCGCTTCGCCCGCGTCGCCATCGGGAACACCGGCCTGCCCACCGGGCACGGACCGGCAAGCGAGGCCTTCCTGGCCTGGCAGCGCTTCTCCCAGGAGACCGAGCACTTCCCGGTGGGCGGGATCGTCAACGGTGGGTGCACCACCGACCTGTCCGCCGAGGTGATCGCGGCCTACGACGCACCGTTCCCCGACGACACCTACAAGGCGGGCGCCCGGATCATGCCGGCCCTCGTCCCCTCGTCACCCGACGATCCGGCCACGCCCGACCAGGAGGAGGCCTGGCGAGTGCTCGAGCGGTTCGAGAAGCCGTTCCTGTGCTGCTTCAGCGACTCGGACCCGATCACCAAGGGCGGCGACGCGCCGTTCCGCGCCAAGGTCCCCGGCGCCGAGGGCCAGCCCCACACCACCATCGAGGGCGCGGGCCACTTCCTCCAGGAGGACAGCGGGCAGCAGTTGGCGCAGGTGCTGGTCGACTACATCGCCTCGACGTCATGA
- a CDS encoding TIGR03086 family metal-binding protein has translation MEPTAQLEEILPRVIRTVEGIRPDQLGDPTPCTEFTVSGVIDHMVVLGSQFAYMFRGEEPPAIDAPAATTEVPVAEFRKAMDDLFDAVKSPGAMDRTISAPVGEMPGETFARLVAFDGLVHGWDLARATGQDYDPPTEVVDAVASFAGGAITPELRENGMFANPTTAPSGATPLERLVAFSGRTL, from the coding sequence ATGGAGCCGACCGCTCAACTGGAGGAGATCCTGCCAAGGGTCATCAGGACCGTCGAAGGGATTCGTCCCGACCAGCTCGGTGACCCCACACCCTGCACCGAGTTCACGGTGAGCGGGGTGATCGACCACATGGTCGTGCTCGGTAGCCAGTTCGCCTACATGTTCCGGGGTGAGGAGCCTCCGGCGATCGACGCTCCAGCAGCCACGACCGAGGTGCCGGTCGCCGAGTTCCGCAAGGCGATGGACGACCTGTTCGATGCCGTGAAGAGTCCTGGCGCCATGGACCGCACGATCAGCGCACCGGTCGGCGAGATGCCCGGGGAGACCTTTGCCCGCCTCGTGGCCTTCGACGGCCTCGTGCACGGCTGGGATCTGGCCAGGGCCACGGGCCAGGACTACGACCCGCCGACCGAGGTGGTCGATGCGGTTGCTTCGTTTGCCGGGGGCGCCATCACCCCCGAACTGCGGGAGAACGGCATGTTCGCCAATCCGACCACGGCGCCATCTGGGGCCACACCGCTCGAGCGTCTCGTGGCCTTCAGCGGTCGCACGCTCTGA
- a CDS encoding GyrI-like domain-containing protein → MSYTVQVDEVAPQLVAAVRVRTGIGRIGDDIGAGFGRLMQTLASEGVEPAGSPFIVYHDVIGGDADGDIELCIPITRKVDGDEEVSSREIGGGTVAATVHQGSYEEVGSAHHALNAWIAEHGRGAAGPPREIYLNDPRTVVPDELMTRVEFPVRAVAAPADAG, encoded by the coding sequence ATGTCCTACACAGTTCAGGTCGACGAGGTGGCTCCGCAGCTGGTTGCCGCTGTCAGGGTCCGCACCGGCATCGGTCGCATCGGTGACGACATCGGCGCAGGGTTCGGCCGGTTGATGCAGACGCTCGCCAGCGAGGGCGTCGAGCCTGCCGGGTCGCCGTTCATCGTCTACCACGACGTCATCGGCGGCGACGCTGACGGCGACATCGAGCTGTGCATCCCGATCACTCGGAAGGTCGACGGCGACGAAGAGGTCTCCAGCCGCGAGATCGGTGGCGGGACGGTGGCGGCGACGGTGCACCAGGGCTCCTACGAGGAGGTCGGATCCGCCCACCACGCGCTGAACGCCTGGATCGCCGAGCACGGCCGTGGAGCTGCCGGCCCACCGCGGGAGATCTACCTCAACGATCCCCGGACTGTGGTCCCCGATGAGCTGATGACCCGGGTCGAGTTCCCGGTGCGAGCCGTGGCGGCGCCGGCGGACGCGGGCTGA